One window of the Haloarcula halobia genome contains the following:
- a CDS encoding NAD(P)-dependent oxidoreductase, whose translation MKLAVFGATGGTGRRLITQALAADYDVRALTRSQAKLPSGEQITAIEGNVLDPEAVSETVENTDTVVCLLGRTPNNPPDIVSRGTRNIIEAMDDRPVSRLLVLTSMGLGSSSKTVPWYVRIANATALHDLMADKARQEELVMQSDLDWTIVRPGGLTDAPRTGEYIHGVDIDASARPISRADVADFLLETLRNDSYIREAPVVTTRQSVEIGFLWEQTTTLARRLLGSR comes from the coding sequence ATGAAACTCGCTGTGTTTGGGGCGACTGGTGGGACAGGTCGACGTTTGATAACGCAGGCGCTCGCAGCCGATTATGACGTACGGGCCCTTACCCGATCCCAGGCTAAACTCCCGTCAGGTGAGCAAATCACAGCTATCGAAGGAAATGTCTTGGATCCAGAGGCAGTCTCTGAAACAGTTGAGAATACAGACACCGTGGTTTGTCTCCTTGGGCGGACACCGAACAACCCACCGGATATCGTGTCGCGGGGGACTCGGAACATTATCGAGGCGATGGATGACCGGCCAGTCAGCCGATTACTCGTCTTAACTTCGATGGGTCTCGGTTCAAGCTCTAAAACCGTTCCGTGGTATGTCCGAATTGCAAACGCAACCGCTCTCCACGATCTGATGGCAGACAAGGCACGGCAAGAAGAACTGGTTATGCAAAGCGACCTCGACTGGACGATCGTACGGCCCGGTGGATTGACGGACGCACCGCGAACCGGCGAATACATCCATGGTGTCGATATTGACGCCAGTGCCCGGCCGATTTCACGGGCTGATGTCGCTGACTTTCTGTTAGAGACGCTCAGAAACGACTCGTATATTCGAGAAGCACCAGTAGTAACTACCCGACAAAGCGTTGAAATCGGATTTCTCTGGGAACAGACGACGACACTCGCACGTCGGCTCCTCGGCTCACGATAG
- a CDS encoding SHOCT domain-containing protein has protein sequence MPDKTDDIRLITIVLIIIGAFVLFPMFFMGFGMMGVGPMMGGTWGGHMWGDGTMSGWMYVVGIVMQLLFLAALLVGGYLLYQAIAGNKSNSNQALEELRLAYARGELTDDEYEQRREALKRDTESQ, from the coding sequence ATGCCTGACAAAACAGATGATATCCGACTCATTACGATTGTCCTCATTATCATCGGTGCGTTCGTCCTCTTCCCGATGTTCTTCATGGGCTTCGGGATGATGGGAGTTGGCCCGATGATGGGTGGTACTTGGGGCGGCCATATGTGGGGTGACGGAACGATGTCTGGCTGGATGTACGTCGTCGGCATCGTGATGCAGCTCCTGTTCCTCGCAGCCCTCCTCGTTGGTGGATACCTACTCTACCAAGCAATAGCAGGGAACAAGAGCAACTCGAACCAGGCACTCGAAGAACTCCGACTCGCGTACGCTCGTGGCGAATTGACCGACGACGAATACGAACAACGACGAGAGGCGCTCAAACGCGACACGGAGTCACAGTAA
- a CDS encoding ArsR/SmtB family transcription factor, whose translation MNNSDTDHRLDDIAVRDTRISDAIDEPMRAMILDILSEEASTATEVHSRLEDRGVDRTENTVRHHINELRDAGLVDVVRFEEGRGGTTKYYHANTIVLSYSLPDSADAAVEEMIDAVQPQITDALTTLTDEYDDSIEEIVADMQPCEHCRTQKYETYVLLTVLRRAFVRAHRDP comes from the coding sequence ATGAATAATTCCGATACCGACCACCGTCTCGACGACATCGCGGTGCGAGACACCCGGATTTCGGACGCCATCGACGAACCGATGCGAGCAATGATCCTCGATATTCTGTCTGAGGAGGCCTCGACTGCGACCGAGGTCCACAGCCGTCTTGAGGACCGCGGCGTCGACCGGACGGAAAATACGGTTCGACACCACATCAACGAGCTCCGGGACGCCGGTCTCGTCGACGTCGTGCGCTTCGAAGAGGGGCGCGGTGGGACGACGAAGTACTATCATGCGAATACTATCGTCCTTTCGTACTCGCTGCCGGATTCGGCTGACGCCGCCGTGGAGGAGATGATCGACGCCGTCCAGCCCCAGATTACGGACGCGCTCACCACGCTCACGGATGAGTACGACGATTCGATCGAGGAGATAGTCGCGGATATGCAGCCCTGCGAGCACTGCCGAACCCAGAAGTACGAGACGTACGTCCTCTTGACCGTCCTGCGACGTGCGTTCGTACGTGCTCACCGAGACCCCTGA
- a CDS encoding heavy-metal-associated domain-containing protein — MSNTTQFRVLDFDCPTCASTVERALSNVDGVQHVEVHYATGRVEIEYDDSVADPDAFAQTIENQGYTPQPA, encoded by the coding sequence ATGAGCAACACAACCCAGTTCCGCGTCCTCGACTTCGATTGCCCGACCTGTGCAAGCACCGTCGAACGCGCCCTCTCAAACGTCGACGGCGTCCAGCACGTCGAAGTCCACTACGCGACCGGCCGCGTCGAGATCGAGTACGACGACAGCGTCGCCGACCCCGACGCCTTCGCACAGACCATCGAAAACCAGGGGTACACGCCCCAGCCCGCCTAA
- a CDS encoding heavy metal translocating P-type ATPase, translated as MNTQSVMQYYRKHRRAIVTATSGVLYGGGWSLGYLTSLEMASAAILVLATTVGGYDIAKTAYHEVTNRTLGIKTLVTLAAIGAIVIGEYWEAAAVVFLFSLGSYLEGRTMRKTRTALQKLLEMTPETATVRRDGELQEVPAREVEEGEVVIVKPGGKIPVDGDVVDGESSEGSETPRANGEPVSAVNQAPVTGESAPVHKADGDEVYAGTVNQEGALEIRTTGAGSDTTLERIIRRVEEAQEAQSPTESLIDRFAKYYTPAVIVLAIGAYAVTQNAILSLTLLVIGCPGALVIGPPVSIVSAIGNAARSGVLMKGGEHLERAGKIDLVAFDKTGTLTKGETTVADVEGFGVADDEVLSLAATAEKKSEHHLADAIVDAARERPTAATDGGTTVAQADDTDGGRRSVPDPGDFDVVAGKGVIAHADGQEVVVGNRALLDDRDIDIPSRVADYVREREGRGETVVHVVRDGDIIGAIALRDELRESAPCVVAALQDAGIETVMLTGDNKRTTAAVAEEVGIDEYRAELLPEDKQTVIEGYQADGHVVAMVGDGINDAPSLATADVGIAMGAAGTDTAIETADMALMADDLERIPYAVKLSKATRWNVLENVGLAVLTVTVLLAGVLTSYVTLAAGMLVHEASVLLVILNGMRLLRY; from the coding sequence ATGAACACACAATCGGTCATGCAGTACTACCGGAAACACCGGAGGGCCATCGTCACGGCGACGAGCGGCGTCCTCTACGGCGGTGGCTGGAGTCTCGGCTACCTCACAAGTTTAGAAATGGCAAGCGCCGCCATCCTCGTCCTGGCGACGACCGTGGGTGGCTACGACATCGCCAAGACCGCCTACCACGAGGTCACCAACCGGACGCTCGGCATCAAGACGCTGGTGACGCTGGCTGCAATCGGGGCCATCGTCATCGGGGAGTACTGGGAAGCCGCCGCCGTCGTCTTCCTGTTCAGCCTCGGCAGCTACCTCGAAGGCCGAACGATGCGCAAGACCCGGACAGCCCTCCAGAAGCTCCTGGAGATGACCCCCGAGACGGCGACCGTCCGTCGCGACGGGGAACTCCAGGAGGTCCCCGCCCGCGAGGTCGAGGAGGGTGAAGTCGTCATCGTGAAGCCAGGCGGGAAGATTCCGGTCGACGGTGACGTCGTCGACGGCGAGAGCAGCGAGGGGTCGGAGACCCCTCGAGCGAACGGGGAACCCGTGAGCGCCGTCAACCAAGCACCAGTCACCGGCGAGAGCGCGCCCGTCCACAAGGCCGACGGCGACGAGGTCTACGCCGGGACGGTCAACCAGGAGGGCGCACTGGAGATCCGAACGACGGGTGCGGGCTCGGATACGACGCTCGAACGGATCATCCGTCGCGTCGAGGAGGCTCAAGAGGCTCAGTCGCCCACGGAGAGCCTCATCGACCGGTTCGCGAAGTACTACACGCCAGCCGTCATCGTGCTGGCCATCGGCGCGTATGCAGTCACGCAGAACGCGATCCTGTCGCTGACGCTGCTGGTCATCGGCTGTCCCGGGGCGCTGGTCATCGGGCCGCCGGTCAGCATCGTCTCCGCCATCGGGAACGCCGCCCGGTCTGGCGTACTGATGAAGGGCGGCGAACACCTGGAACGCGCCGGCAAGATCGACCTTGTCGCCTTCGACAAGACCGGTACCCTCACGAAGGGCGAGACCACCGTCGCCGACGTCGAGGGGTTCGGCGTTGCTGATGACGAGGTCCTCTCGCTCGCGGCGACCGCCGAGAAGAAGAGCGAACACCACCTCGCCGATGCCATCGTCGACGCGGCCCGCGAGCGACCGACTGCTGCGACGGACGGCGGAACGACGGTCGCCCAGGCGGACGATACGGACGGTGGGCGCAGGTCGGTTCCCGATCCGGGCGACTTCGACGTGGTCGCTGGCAAGGGCGTCATCGCCCATGCCGATGGCCAGGAAGTTGTTGTCGGCAACCGCGCACTGCTGGACGACCGCGACATCGACATCCCCAGTCGGGTCGCCGACTACGTCCGCGAGCGTGAGGGGCGCGGCGAGACGGTCGTCCACGTCGTCCGCGATGGGGACATCATCGGTGCAATCGCGCTGCGGGACGAACTCCGGGAGTCTGCCCCTTGCGTCGTCGCGGCACTCCAAGACGCCGGCATCGAGACGGTGATGCTCACCGGCGACAACAAGCGGACGACCGCCGCCGTCGCCGAGGAGGTCGGCATCGACGAGTACCGCGCCGAACTGCTCCCCGAGGACAAACAGACGGTCATCGAGGGCTACCAGGCCGACGGGCACGTCGTCGCGATGGTCGGCGACGGTATTAACGACGCGCCGTCGCTGGCGACCGCCGATGTCGGCATCGCGATGGGTGCTGCGGGAACGGATACCGCCATCGAGACGGCTGACATGGCGTTGATGGCCGACGACCTCGAACGCATCCCGTACGCGGTCAAACTCAGCAAGGCGACGCGCTGGAACGTCCTCGAGAACGTCGGTCTCGCGGTGCTGACCGTGACCGTCCTCCTCGCGGGCGTGCTCACCAGCTACGTCACCCTCGCTGCCGGGATGCTGGTCCACGAGGCCAGCGTCCTCCTCGTCATCCTCAACGGGATGCGACTGCTCCGCTACTGA